One region of Synechococcus elongatus PCC 11801 genomic DNA includes:
- a CDS encoding anti-sigma factor: MTAPVTPDQIELLIAGYVLCDLSPEEAAEFEQLLRDNPALWDAVAEAQAALEQTFSVEEQAPPAYLKPSILSAAQVLQQAVIPSDRETIASPANPDNPAMQAANSNVIPLRRWQRGMGAAAAVLIAGLGISNIVLWQSLQTLQAARRTTIDPLVFTLERTPLTPTPNASVRVMVDPSDLEATLDIKNLPPLAEGEVYVLWTVVKPNAPVTTDDKDAILTQVFRVDERGQFSQRIAVPPVFRDRGLVQAVAVTIEDAKAPQKHLAKPILIQRI; encoded by the coding sequence ATGACTGCTCCTGTCACCCCTGACCAAATTGAGCTGCTGATAGCGGGATATGTTCTCTGTGACCTCAGCCCAGAGGAAGCAGCCGAATTTGAACAACTCCTGCGGGATAACCCTGCCCTTTGGGATGCAGTTGCCGAGGCACAGGCAGCGTTAGAACAAACTTTTTCAGTTGAGGAACAAGCGCCGCCTGCTTACCTTAAGCCATCGATTCTGAGTGCAGCTCAGGTTCTGCAGCAAGCGGTCATCCCTAGCGATCGCGAAACAATTGCTTCGCCAGCAAATCCTGACAACCCGGCGATGCAAGCAGCCAACAGCAATGTGATTCCTTTGCGGCGCTGGCAACGGGGAATGGGTGCTGCAGCCGCTGTCTTAATTGCGGGCTTAGGCATCAGCAATATTGTCCTGTGGCAATCGCTGCAAACCCTCCAAGCAGCACGACGTACTACCATAGATCCTCTTGTTTTCACACTAGAACGGACGCCACTCACGCCAACGCCCAATGCCTCAGTGCGGGTCATGGTCGATCCCAGTGACTTGGAAGCGACCCTCGATATCAAAAACTTGCCGCCTTTGGCTGAGGGTGAGGTTTACGTGCTATGGACAGTCGTTAAACCCAATGCACCAGTCACCACCGATGATAAAGATGCGATTCTGACGCAAGTGTTTCGGGTCGATGAGCGGGGCCAATTCAGCCAGCGGATTGCCGTGCCTCCAGTCTTTCGCGATCGCGGGTTAGTTCAGGCTGTCGCTGTCACGATTGAGGATGCGAAGGCTCCTCAAAAGCACCTCGCCAAACCCATCCTGATTCAGCGCATTTAA
- the coaD gene encoding pantetheine-phosphate adenylyltransferase: MKAIYPGSFDPITLGHLDIIERGCRLFEQVYVAVLRNPNKQPMFSVQERLEQISKAIAHLPNAQVESFEGLTVNYARQRQAGAILRGLRVLSDFELELQMAHTNKTLAPDLETVFLTTSTEYSFLSSSLVKEVTRFGGNIEHLVPNHVAAALYDQFHRVVERDRLT, encoded by the coding sequence TTGAAGGCCATCTATCCCGGCAGCTTCGATCCAATTACCCTTGGGCACCTCGACATTATTGAGCGGGGCTGTCGTCTCTTCGAGCAGGTCTATGTAGCGGTCTTGCGCAATCCCAACAAGCAGCCAATGTTCTCCGTCCAGGAGCGCTTGGAACAAATTTCCAAGGCGATCGCTCATCTACCCAATGCCCAGGTAGAAAGTTTTGAGGGCCTAACGGTCAACTATGCCCGCCAGCGTCAAGCCGGAGCAATTTTACGGGGCTTACGAGTGCTGTCTGACTTTGAGCTGGAGTTGCAGATGGCGCATACCAATAAAACGCTGGCTCCTGATTTAGAAACCGTGTTTTTGACAACATCGACGGAGTACAGCTTCCTCAGTAGTAGCCTCGTCAAAGAGGTGACACGCTTTGGCGGCAACATCGAACATTTGGTGCCTAACCATGTGGCAGCCGCCCTTTATGATCAGTTTCACCGTGTTGTAGAGCGCGATCGCCTGACGTGA
- a CDS encoding flavin reductase family protein → MLDEQAKKVLLRKIPHGLYVCGVKDGEEINGFTASWVMQASFQPPLVVNCVKSDSRSHAMLSASGVFSLSFLEAGQKDLAAQFFKPQRLVANKFETVSAYLGEATGCPILEEALGYIECRVVGKVEHGDHTVFVGEVIAAGLHREGDLLTLESTGWNYGG, encoded by the coding sequence ATGTTGGACGAACAAGCCAAAAAGGTGCTGCTGCGTAAAATTCCGCATGGCCTCTACGTCTGCGGCGTCAAAGACGGTGAGGAAATCAACGGTTTTACCGCTAGTTGGGTGATGCAGGCGTCCTTTCAGCCACCGCTGGTGGTCAACTGCGTCAAATCTGACTCACGCTCCCATGCCATGCTCTCAGCCAGCGGTGTTTTTAGCTTGAGCTTTCTGGAAGCGGGTCAAAAAGACCTAGCAGCACAGTTCTTCAAGCCGCAGCGACTGGTCGCCAATAAATTTGAAACGGTCAGTGCCTACCTCGGCGAAGCCACCGGCTGCCCGATTTTGGAAGAGGCCTTGGGCTACATCGAGTGCCGTGTGGTCGGCAAGGTTGAGCATGGCGATCACACTGTTTTTGTCGGTGAAGTGATTGCTGCAGGTCTCCACCGGGAGGGCGATCTGTTGACCTTAGAAAGCACCGGCTGGAACTACGGCGGCTAA
- a CDS encoding AAA family ATPase, with product MEIRSVSLRNFKTHAEAAFDFRPGVNAICGENGAGKTSILEAIAWALFDFDSGYRKEDLRRQGESNTSVTVGLVSARDGRYYEVQRRSFKSRPDSYQIYDPELGLKLDNVENIGAARQWLCDHLGFRAGMDLSRLFAEVIGIPQGTFTADFLKTPSDRRRIFDPILGLESYRDAHRQSVDLQRYAEGQQQAIAQQVAILTAEVADLPTLEQQLQQISQSLEQQRSQLQQRQQERQRALSELQQLKQQAQQQQQQQQQLQQLELQRQALEQQQQIQLRSRDEAIAAQQTLEASRDGWQQYQQLTEQIQTLNGQLRQREQGRRQLNQLQQQLSQLREAAAGLEQQIASQARWQEQIDQRQPDLQRQEQLEVILRQQQEQQQSLSQLEQRRHWLQQRLKAIATEQQTLQQRLSELQSLATKLTELPRCQAEIEQLQERLARAETLGNLAQDRRAQLETFTAAIAQHQQAVAAAQAQLNDLQAALPLYQVNLVQVGETLEQGLQLLARQLDDQQSFFAQLGGGDRPALSQRLQQQQQALSQLRQLEKQVDQQGLLKQQLQKLQTEQQALEQERRQISTELQAAPGVIAAIAQAEADLQALGDPRRELQLLRSQLQAGAAVTSQLEQNQAQQAQLQPQIQPLQDRLEALAELESQLHQAEQTRQRATEDYRRYLQAESVSQQLPEREAQLQRSTEQLTQIQAEWQTLKEAIAAEPALDPAILAAAEQTWQALEGECQRLTGALPGLEQEQQRLQTELSRRQAAAQNLAAQQQQLQQHQAIGQFIETARRIYNQSGPRMSRYFIGEISREGDRLYRELLARPGVALDWTEDYEIRVQEGGRWRPFKTLSGGEQMCAALAVRLALLRVIGQCPIAFFDEPTTNMDLQRRRQLADAIGNLQSFRQLFVISHDDTFEHLTENIVRVERQLV from the coding sequence ATGGAAATCCGCTCGGTCAGTCTACGCAACTTCAAAACCCACGCCGAAGCTGCCTTTGACTTCCGGCCGGGCGTCAATGCCATCTGTGGTGAAAACGGCGCGGGCAAAACCTCTATTCTGGAGGCGATCGCCTGGGCCCTCTTTGACTTTGACAGTGGCTACCGCAAGGAGGATCTGCGGCGGCAGGGCGAGAGTAATACCAGCGTCACCGTCGGCTTAGTTTCCGCCCGGGATGGCCGCTACTACGAGGTGCAGCGCCGCTCCTTCAAAAGTCGCCCCGATAGCTATCAGATTTATGACCCTGAGCTAGGCCTGAAGCTCGATAACGTCGAGAATATCGGCGCGGCGCGGCAGTGGCTCTGCGATCACCTTGGCTTTCGGGCGGGCATGGATCTCTCGCGGCTGTTCGCAGAGGTGATCGGCATTCCCCAAGGCACTTTTACTGCGGATTTTCTGAAAACACCTAGCGATCGCCGACGGATTTTTGATCCCATCCTCGGCCTCGAGTCCTATCGAGATGCCCATCGCCAGTCCGTTGATTTGCAGCGCTATGCCGAAGGCCAGCAGCAGGCGATCGCGCAACAGGTGGCCATCCTGACAGCAGAAGTTGCGGATTTACCTACGCTGGAGCAGCAACTGCAGCAGATCAGCCAGAGCTTGGAACAGCAGCGATCGCAGCTGCAGCAACGCCAGCAGGAACGGCAACGGGCGCTGAGCGAGCTACAACAGCTCAAACAGCAAGCCCAACAGCAGCAACAACAGCAACAACAGCTGCAACAGCTTGAACTACAGCGACAGGCTTTAGAGCAACAGCAACAGATCCAGCTGCGATCGCGAGATGAGGCGATCGCGGCTCAGCAGACTTTAGAAGCCAGTCGAGACGGTTGGCAGCAGTATCAGCAGTTGACCGAGCAGATTCAGACTCTGAACGGACAACTGCGTCAGCGCGAGCAGGGGCGACGCCAGCTCAATCAGTTACAACAGCAGCTCAGCCAATTGCGGGAAGCGGCCGCAGGACTGGAACAGCAGATCGCTTCACAGGCCCGTTGGCAAGAGCAGATCGACCAGCGTCAGCCCGATCTGCAACGCCAAGAGCAACTGGAAGTGATCCTGCGACAACAGCAGGAACAGCAGCAGTCCCTCAGCCAACTCGAGCAGCGGCGCCATTGGCTCCAACAGCGTTTAAAGGCGATCGCGACTGAGCAGCAGACGCTGCAACAGCGTTTGAGCGAACTGCAAAGCCTAGCGACGAAGCTCACTGAGCTTCCCCGCTGTCAAGCCGAAATTGAGCAGTTGCAAGAGCGCTTGGCTCGAGCCGAAACGTTAGGAAATCTCGCCCAAGACCGCCGAGCCCAGCTCGAGACATTCACAGCCGCGATCGCCCAGCATCAGCAAGCAGTCGCGGCTGCTCAGGCACAACTGAACGATTTACAAGCCGCGCTGCCGCTCTATCAAGTCAATCTGGTGCAGGTTGGCGAGACGCTTGAGCAGGGACTGCAGCTCCTTGCCCGTCAACTCGACGATCAGCAATCCTTTTTTGCCCAACTCGGCGGCGGCGATCGCCCAGCCCTCAGCCAGCGGCTCCAGCAGCAACAGCAGGCCCTCTCCCAGCTGCGGCAGCTCGAAAAACAGGTTGACCAGCAAGGACTGCTGAAGCAGCAATTGCAAAAACTGCAGACTGAGCAACAGGCGCTGGAACAAGAACGACGACAGATCTCGACGGAGCTGCAAGCGGCCCCTGGAGTGATCGCTGCGATCGCCCAAGCCGAGGCCGATCTGCAAGCCCTCGGTGATCCTCGGCGCGAACTGCAACTACTGCGATCGCAACTGCAGGCAGGTGCAGCAGTCACCAGCCAACTCGAGCAAAACCAAGCCCAGCAAGCTCAGCTACAGCCCCAGATTCAACCACTGCAAGATCGCCTTGAGGCGCTAGCGGAGCTGGAGAGCCAGCTCCATCAGGCAGAACAAACCCGTCAGCGGGCCACAGAGGACTATCGGCGCTACCTGCAGGCTGAGTCAGTCAGCCAACAGCTGCCAGAACGGGAAGCACAGCTACAGCGCAGCACTGAACAACTCACTCAAATTCAGGCTGAATGGCAAACCTTGAAAGAGGCGATCGCCGCTGAACCCGCCCTCGATCCAGCTATCCTTGCTGCCGCGGAACAAACTTGGCAAGCACTCGAAGGGGAATGTCAGCGCCTCACCGGTGCCCTCCCTGGGCTGGAACAGGAGCAGCAACGCCTGCAAACTGAACTGAGTCGTCGCCAAGCCGCCGCTCAAAATCTGGCGGCGCAACAACAGCAATTGCAACAGCATCAAGCGATTGGTCAATTTATCGAGACGGCACGCCGCATCTACAACCAGAGTGGTCCGCGCATGAGTCGCTACTTCATCGGCGAAATCAGCCGCGAGGGCGATCGCCTCTACCGTGAGCTGCTCGCTCGTCCCGGCGTCGCCTTGGATTGGACGGAAGACTACGAAATTCGCGTTCAAGAAGGTGGGCGTTGGCGACCGTTCAAAACCCTCTCTGGTGGCGAGCAAATGTGTGCGGCACTAGCCGTGCGCTTGGCGCTGCTACGTGTCATTGGCCAATGCCCGATCGCCTTCTTTGATGAACCCACCACCAACATGGATCTGCAGCGCCGCCGTCAGCTGGCAGACGCAATCGGCAATCTTCAGAGCTTCCGGCAGCTCTTTGTGATCAGCCACGACGACACCTTCGAGCATCTCACCGAAAACATCGTGCGAGTCGAGCGGCAACTCGTCTGA